A portion of the Adhaeribacter radiodurans genome contains these proteins:
- a CDS encoding TonB-dependent receptor domain-containing protein, which translates to MKNLYYIVMITFLLCLSQITRAQTSSQLTGSVKDAKGVAVPFASVAVVQTSTSKIVTGVTTDEQGAFAIKTPAVGTYLLRITAIGFTNFDSSPFEVNNAEFSKNFGTLTVQEDTKLLKEVTVQSMRPKVVAQADKMVVSVEGTALAAGSTAYEVLAKSPGVFIDQDGNIQLNGKGGIQIMIDGKLTYLSGKELQTMLQGMSAENLKDIEIITNPSAKYDAEGNAGILNINLKKNSLTGVNGSVYVGNFYNGMSGYSTGGTLNYKKGKWSTSANFDAARRVFYRNATFTREFNTDSSSSRQVSTARQEDVRQVPSLRLSTDYDITDKHSVGVTANLYYQDFGSNFKTRTFTSNGNPETDSLITATNLINGTFSNYTFNGHYMGKLDTAGTTLSADVDYVMINNNGESRFFNLYQQLKTGNSRLVLPGSDNPSDYNIFSAKTDFTKPFSKDTKMELGAKVSSVVSDNDLRFFYNVDNVHIPDVLKSNHFIYKEKIFAAYANFNTKLSEKWSLQSGLRAEKTLGEGNLLTTNTTFKRDYLNLFPSIFLMHNISKDYQISYNYSRRINRPRYESMNPFVFYIDPYTYAQGNPNLRPAYTNSFEMTQTLKSKYIFKIGYSVTTDFIAEVPEQYPEQNRTVFMQTNVKRYENVNSNLVLPIKISKNWDMNNTFNVAYQDYTIEQKERSLRNKQLSYYGQSTQNIQLPKKIRLEVNAFYQGPGAYALYRISSLWGIDVGLKRSFLNEKLEFSVNVNDIFRGQQIIGKANYNGNINEFDQYFGSRSFRVNLRYRFNKGAKFEEKKRNTNLEELNRAGGGGGN; encoded by the coding sequence ATGAAGAATTTGTACTACATTGTAATGATTACTTTTCTTTTGTGCCTTTCCCAGATCACCCGAGCCCAAACCAGCAGCCAGTTAACTGGTAGCGTGAAAGATGCGAAAGGAGTAGCAGTACCTTTTGCCAGCGTGGCCGTAGTGCAAACTTCTACTAGCAAGATTGTTACCGGCGTTACCACCGACGAACAAGGTGCTTTTGCTATTAAAACGCCTGCGGTGGGCACCTACCTGTTGCGCATTACTGCTATTGGATTTACTAATTTCGATTCCAGTCCTTTTGAAGTAAATAATGCCGAGTTCTCTAAAAATTTCGGGACGCTTACCGTACAGGAAGATACCAAACTCCTGAAAGAAGTTACGGTACAATCCATGCGGCCTAAAGTAGTAGCACAGGCCGATAAAATGGTAGTAAGCGTAGAAGGCACCGCCCTGGCCGCCGGCAGCACTGCTTACGAAGTATTGGCCAAATCGCCGGGAGTATTTATCGACCAGGACGGTAATATTCAGTTGAATGGTAAAGGTGGTATCCAGATAATGATTGATGGCAAACTCACTTATTTATCTGGCAAAGAACTGCAAACCATGTTACAGGGTATGTCGGCCGAAAACTTAAAAGACATTGAAATTATTACCAATCCTTCAGCTAAATACGATGCCGAGGGCAATGCCGGCATTTTAAATATTAACCTGAAAAAAAATAGCCTTACTGGCGTAAATGGCAGCGTGTACGTGGGTAATTTCTACAACGGCATGTCGGGTTACAGTACCGGCGGTACCCTTAACTATAAAAAAGGCAAATGGAGTACCTCCGCTAATTTTGATGCGGCGCGCCGGGTATTTTACCGCAATGCCACCTTTACCCGGGAATTTAATACTGATAGCAGCAGCAGTCGGCAGGTATCTACCGCCCGGCAGGAAGATGTGCGCCAAGTGCCTTCGCTGCGGTTAAGCACCGATTACGATATTACCGATAAGCATAGCGTAGGTGTAACGGCTAACTTGTACTACCAGGATTTTGGCAGCAACTTTAAAACACGTACGTTCACTTCAAACGGCAACCCTGAAACAGATTCGCTTATTACGGCCACTAATTTAATTAACGGAACATTTTCGAATTACACGTTTAATGGCCATTACATGGGTAAGCTCGATACGGCTGGCACTACTTTATCTGCCGATGTGGATTATGTTATGATAAACAATAACGGAGAGTCCCGTTTTTTCAACTTATATCAGCAATTAAAAACAGGTAATTCGCGCTTGGTTTTACCCGGCAGTGATAATCCTTCTGACTATAATATCTTTTCAGCTAAAACCGATTTTACTAAACCATTTTCAAAAGACACCAAAATGGAACTTGGTGCTAAAGTAAGCTCCGTGGTGTCGGACAACGATTTACGGTTCTTTTACAACGTAGACAATGTGCACATTCCGGATGTTTTAAAAAGCAATCATTTTATTTATAAAGAAAAGATATTTGCCGCCTACGCGAACTTTAATACTAAATTAAGTGAGAAATGGAGTTTGCAAAGTGGTTTGCGGGCCGAAAAAACCTTAGGTGAAGGTAATCTTTTAACCACCAATACTACTTTTAAGCGCGACTATCTGAATCTTTTTCCCAGCATTTTCCTGATGCACAACATCAGCAAAGATTACCAGATTTCTTATAACTACAGCCGCCGCATCAACCGCCCCCGCTACGAAAGCATGAACCCGTTTGTGTTTTATATCGACCCTTATACCTACGCGCAGGGCAATCCTAACTTACGTCCGGCGTATACTAATTCTTTTGAAATGACGCAAACGTTAAAGTCTAAATATATTTTTAAGATAGGATACTCCGTAACTACCGACTTTATTGCGGAAGTGCCGGAACAATACCCCGAGCAGAACCGGACGGTGTTTATGCAAACCAACGTAAAGCGCTACGAGAACGTGAACAGTAATTTGGTTTTACCCATTAAAATTTCAAAAAACTGGGATATGAACAATACGTTTAATGTGGCTTACCAGGATTACACCATCGAACAAAAAGAACGGTCGCTGCGGAACAAGCAATTATCTTATTATGGTCAATCTACCCAGAATATTCAATTACCCAAAAAAATACGCCTGGAGGTGAACGCCTTCTACCAAGGCCCTGGTGCGTATGCCTTGTACCGGATTTCGTCTCTTTGGGGAATTGATGTGGGTCTGAAACGCTCGTTCTTAAATGAAAAATTAGAATTCTCGGTTAACGTAAATGATATTTTTCGGGGTCAGCAAATTATTGGTAAGGCCAACTATAACGGCAACATTAATGAGTTCGACCAGTATTTTGGCTCTCGCAGCTTCCGCGTAAATCTGCGTTACCGGTTTAACAAAGGCGCTAAGTTTGAAGAGAAAAAACGCAACACCAACCTGGAAGAATTAAACCGGGCCGGTGGCGGAGGTGGTAACTAA
- a CDS encoding MmcQ/YjbR family DNA-binding protein, whose translation MQVVDLRNIALSLPGTTEDIKWGDHLCFNIGGKMYLVTSPDLVPSTACFKVTPDEFDELLAQPGIQKHAHLARYHWIHVSNINQLSPANWQHYLR comes from the coding sequence ATGCAAGTAGTAGATCTGCGGAATATAGCTTTAAGTCTGCCGGGTACCACCGAAGACATAAAATGGGGCGATCATTTGTGTTTTAACATTGGCGGCAAAATGTATTTAGTAACTTCTCCCGACTTGGTGCCTTCTACTGCTTGCTTTAAGGTTACCCCAGACGAATTTGACGAGCTATTGGCTCAACCTGGTATTCAAAAACATGCGCATTTGGCCCGGTACCACTGGATACACGTTTCTAATATAAACCAATTATCACCAGCCAACTGGCAGCATTACCTTAGATAA
- a CDS encoding ankyrin repeat domain-containing protein, protein MSFYSSEPSDLLFDAARRGDVTYIKEILGQQTVEVDVQNGRGFTPLILATYEEHLEAAKLFIAAGADVNKQDFAGNTALMGVSFKGYADIARLLIEQGADLNIQNGSGGTALMFATMFGRNQLVKILTEAGADLTIRDSRGLTALDMAIGQGNEEAIPYLQN, encoded by the coding sequence ATGTCCTTTTATTCTTCGGAACCTTCTGATTTGCTGTTTGATGCCGCCCGGCGGGGTGATGTTACCTATATAAAAGAGATACTCGGGCAACAAACCGTAGAGGTAGATGTGCAAAATGGCCGGGGTTTTACTCCTTTAATTTTAGCTACCTACGAAGAACACCTGGAAGCTGCCAAATTATTTATAGCCGCCGGTGCCGATGTAAATAAGCAAGATTTTGCCGGTAACACTGCCTTAATGGGCGTTAGTTTTAAAGGTTACGCCGATATTGCCCGTTTACTAATTGAGCAGGGTGCCGACTTAAATATTCAGAATGGCAGCGGCGGAACAGCCTTAATGTTTGCTACCATGTTCGGGCGGAACCAACTCGTTAAAATATTAACCGAAGCGGGCGCTGATTTAACCATTCGCGATAGCCGTGGCCTTACTGCTTTAGATATGGCTATTGGTCAGGGCAATGAGGAGGCTATTCCTTATTTACAGAATTAA